In Gallus gallus isolate bGalGal1 chromosome Z, bGalGal1.mat.broiler.GRCg7b, whole genome shotgun sequence, one DNA window encodes the following:
- the SMIM15 gene encoding small integral membrane protein 15 isoform X1, producing the protein MFDVKAWAVYIVEWAAKDPYGFLTTVILVLTPLFIISAALSWKLAKMIETREREQKKKRKRQENIVKAKRAKKD; encoded by the coding sequence ATGTTTGACGTGAAGGCTTGGGCTGTGTACATTGTGGAATGGGCTGCCAAGGACCCCTATGGCTTCCTCACTACGGTGATCCTGGTCCTCACGCCCCTGTTCATCATCAGCGCGGCACTGTCGTGGAAGCTTGCAAAGATGATTGAGACCAGGGAGCGAGAGCAGAAGAAGAAACGGAAACGCCAGGAGAACATTGTGAAGGCCAAACGAGCAAAGAAGGATTAA